One stretch of Methyloversatilis sp. RAC08 DNA includes these proteins:
- a CDS encoding S8 family peptidase, which yields MIGMLVSCVGAAAHAAPRHIDADVAAALERGEAPRVIVELTDDDSVLMSSTVQRRRDTMKAAVIAALPADRISVRRRYRTMPLLALTLKHADALRALRSDHRIAAVYMDKQRKAIGAQALPLIGQPAAVSAGYQGAGTAVAVLDTGVDYTLAPFGACTAVGVPAGTCRVVAAYEAAVEDNARDADGHGSKVAMTALAVAPQSSIVAIDVFEPEGAFDSDVIEGMDWAISQRATYNIVALNLSLGDTQQNASACTLTPYVAAVRRARNAGLVVVIAAGNDSHTAGVAEPACVANAVAVGATYDANVGQRAFGSCTDSTTAADKVTCYSNSGEPLDLFAPGSVLTLSGNTLDGTSFAAPMVAGAVAVLKQRFPLDTPEQIESRLKLSGPAVTDTRNGLQRPRLALGAALAGAGTESNDAFAAARVLGGASATDSGSNTLASSEAGEPAHDGIAATRSLWWVWTAPASGMLTLDTNGSNFDTMLALYTGSALSSLALLASDDDSGTGAQSQLETVVTAGTTYRIAVDGFNGTTGNIVLNLALDERAEQNIVFPSPGDVWLDQGSLALEALASSGLAVSYASITPATCSVSGSIATLLAAGTCSLTASQAGNGDWFAAASVTLGFTIKPARGSQTITFPIPPPFAVDAGPVPLAASASSGLAVSYLSLTPTVCATAGSQASLLATGTCTVQASQPGNDVWLAAIPVSVSFAVTAAAATGPSDGDVPLPGWALASLAAALAGSVWRRGR from the coding sequence ATGATCGGCATGCTTGTGTCGTGTGTCGGCGCAGCAGCACATGCCGCCCCGCGCCACATCGATGCCGACGTGGCCGCGGCGCTCGAACGCGGCGAAGCGCCGCGGGTGATCGTCGAACTGACCGACGACGACAGCGTGCTGATGTCGAGCACGGTGCAGCGGCGGCGCGACACGATGAAAGCTGCTGTGATCGCCGCGCTGCCGGCCGACCGCATCAGCGTGCGCCGCCGCTACAGGACGATGCCCCTGCTGGCACTCACACTGAAGCATGCCGATGCGCTGCGCGCACTGCGGAGCGACCACCGGATCGCCGCTGTATATATGGACAAGCAGCGCAAGGCGATCGGCGCACAGGCGCTGCCGCTGATCGGCCAGCCGGCGGCAGTCAGTGCGGGGTATCAGGGCGCGGGCACGGCGGTGGCGGTGCTCGATACCGGTGTCGATTACACGCTGGCGCCGTTCGGCGCCTGCACGGCGGTCGGCGTGCCCGCCGGCACGTGCAGGGTGGTCGCGGCATACGAAGCGGCGGTCGAAGACAATGCGCGCGATGCCGATGGCCACGGCAGCAAGGTTGCGATGACGGCGCTGGCGGTCGCGCCTCAATCTTCCATCGTTGCCATCGACGTGTTCGAGCCCGAAGGCGCCTTCGATTCCGACGTGATCGAGGGCATGGACTGGGCGATTTCGCAGCGCGCGACCTACAACATCGTTGCGCTCAATCTGAGCCTGGGCGACACCCAGCAAAACGCCAGCGCCTGCACGCTGACACCCTATGTCGCCGCCGTGCGCCGGGCACGCAACGCTGGGCTGGTGGTGGTGATCGCCGCCGGCAACGACAGCCACACGGCCGGTGTCGCCGAACCAGCCTGCGTCGCCAACGCCGTAGCGGTCGGCGCTACCTACGACGCCAACGTCGGCCAGCGCGCCTTCGGCAGCTGCACCGACAGCACGACCGCGGCGGACAAGGTGACCTGTTATTCCAACAGCGGCGAGCCGCTCGACCTTTTCGCGCCGGGCTCGGTACTCACCCTGAGCGGCAACACGCTGGACGGCACGTCCTTCGCCGCGCCCATGGTCGCGGGCGCGGTGGCCGTGCTGAAACAGCGCTTCCCGCTCGACACGCCGGAACAGATCGAAAGCCGGCTCAAACTGAGCGGCCCCGCGGTGACCGACACCCGCAACGGCCTGCAGCGTCCGCGGCTGGCACTGGGCGCCGCACTGGCCGGCGCAGGCACCGAAAGCAACGACGCCTTCGCCGCCGCGCGCGTGCTCGGCGGCGCATCGGCCACCGACAGCGGCAGCAACACGCTGGCCAGCAGCGAAGCGGGCGAGCCGGCACACGACGGCATCGCCGCGACGCGATCGCTGTGGTGGGTATGGACCGCGCCGGCTTCAGGCATGCTGACGCTGGATACCAACGGCAGCAATTTCGACACCATGCTGGCCCTCTACACCGGCAGCGCCCTGTCGTCGCTGGCGCTGCTGGCCAGCGATGACGACAGCGGCACAGGCGCGCAGAGCCAGCTCGAAACCGTCGTCACCGCCGGCACGACCTATCGCATCGCCGTCGATGGCTTCAATGGCACCACCGGCAACATCGTGCTCAACCTCGCCCTCGACGAACGCGCGGAACAGAACATCGTGTTTCCGTCGCCGGGCGACGTGTGGCTGGACCAGGGCAGCTTGGCGCTTGAAGCGCTCGCCAGTTCCGGCCTCGCGGTGAGCTACGCATCGATCACACCGGCCACCTGCAGCGTCAGCGGCAGCATCGCCACGCTGCTTGCCGCCGGCACCTGCAGCCTCACCGCCAGCCAGGCCGGCAACGGCGACTGGTTTGCCGCCGCGTCGGTCACGCTTGGTTTCACGATCAAGCCGGCGCGCGGCAGCCAGACCATCACCTTCCCGATTCCACCCCCATTCGCCGTCGACGCCGGCCCGGTCCCCCTCGCCGCCAGCGCAAGTTCAGGTCTCGCGGTGAGCTATCTGAGCCTGACACCGACCGTGTGCGCCACCGCCGGCAGCCAGGCCAGCCTGCTCGCCACCGGCACCTGCACCGTGCAGGCCAGCCAGCCCGGCAACGACGTGTGGCTCGCCGCCATACCAGTCAGCGTGAGCTTTGCGGTCACTGCGGCCGCGGCGACCGGCCCCAGCGACGGCGATGTGCCACTGCCCGGCTGGGCGCTGGCCAGTCTGGCAGCGGCGCTGGCGGGGAGTGTCTGGCGGCGCGGTCGTTGA